The genomic region TTCATCGCGGTCAATGAGGACATGCTTGGGTGCAGGAATTAAACAATGCTGAATTCCGCCATAACCTCCAATACTCTCTTGGTATGCGCCTGTATGAAAGAAACCGATATACTGCGTCTCTCCCTCCTGCGGCTTTGGTAAAAACACCCGGTTGCGAACCGACTCCATGATATAGTAATCGTCCGAGTCACAAGTTATACCGCCAAGATTGATGCGATGGTATTCATCGTCCCAGTTGTTGATCGCCAAAAGAATAAACTTTTGCTTGATACCCCAGGTATCCGGAAGAGTGGTGATAAATGAGCTATCGATCATATTCCAAAGCTCATTGTCGTTTTGCTTTTTCTGTCCAATAATGCTAAACAATACTGCTCCGCTTTCTCCCACAGTAAATGATCCGAACTCCGTCATGATATGTGGCTCAGGCACCTCTTTTTGCATGCAAGCCGCCTTTATCTGACGAATGATTTCATCGGCCATGTATTGATAGTCGTAATTAAAGTCAAGCTTGGTTTTTATCGGAAAGCCTCCACCTATATCGAGATATTCCAACTCCGGACATAATTTCTTTAGTTCGCAATAAAGGTTGATGTTTTTTTGCAACTCACTCCAGTAATAGGCAGTGTCCTTGATGCCGGTATTGATAAAAAAATGCAGCATCTTCAGTTCAAAATTTTTATTCGACTTGATCGTATTCACATAAAAATCAAGAATTTCATTGTAGCGAATTCCCAAACGAGAAGTGTAAAATTCCGCATTGGGCTCTTCTTCAGCAGCAATCCGGAGCCCTATTTTAATTTTATGCTTCCCATCTTTTTGCAACTCATTTAATTCTTCCTTGTTATCTAGAATCGGAATAACATTGGAAAATCCATCGTCCAGCAAATCAATAATGCCTTCAATATAATTAGGTCGCTTGAATCCATTGCAAAGAATGAAAGTTTCCTTTGGCACTTTATTATCCTTGGCGAGCTCCTTAATAATCGGAATATCGAAAGCGGAACTCGTCTCCAGGTGAATATCATTTTTCAAAGCTTCATTTAAAATGAACTCAAAATGGGAACTCTTCGTACAATAGCAGTACAAATAATTACCTTCGTAGTCGGCTTTGGCCATCGCTACGTGAAATAACCGTTTGGCTTTCTGGATCTGAGAACCGATCTTTGGAAGATAGGTTATTTTTAATGGCGTTCCATACTGTTCAATGATATCCATTAAAGGTATACCATTGAATTGCAATAAGTTGTCTTCTACAGCAAACTCTTCTTGTGGAAACTCGAATGTTTGTTGGATGAGGTCAATATAACGATTCTTCATTAATGTAAGTGACTTACTTGTTAAATTCCATGCGAATGTAAGTAACTTAGATCACAAAAATGATGAAGTACAAATTAATTTATAGTGTTAAATAAGTAGAGCAAAAGTATAAAGTAATATATCCTTTCAACATAATTTCAATACTATGCATAAGAAAATTAAGCTCATTGAAGTGAAATCCGAGATAGGTGCCGGTACACGAGGAGCAAGTCTCGGACCTGATGCCATTAAGATAGCGGCTTTGGATTATGGTTCCAATTTGTTCCATAAATTGTCGTCAGTAGAGATCCCTGTGGAGAATAATCTCCTATTTGAAGCACAAGGATCTACATACGCCAAACGAATTCGGGGTATAGTCAATATATACGATAAGTTAAGTAAGACTGTGTTGGAAACCTTAAAAGCAAAAGAATTTCCAATCATACTTGCCGGTGACCATAGTACATCCGGAGGAACTATTGCCGGTATAAAAATGGCGAATCCGAAAGTCCGCCTGGGGGTGATCTGGATAGATGCGCATGCGGATTTACATTCTCCTTTTACCAGTCCAACCGGAAATGTTCATGGGATGCCCTTAGCAGCAACTCTTGGCGAAGATAATATTGCCAATAAGATGAATAAACCGGACAAGGAAACCATAGAAATGTGGAATAAACTTAAGAAAGTAGGAGGAATAAGTCCCAAAATCAATTATTCCGACCTTGTTTTCATAGGTGTAAGGGATGTAGAGCCTGAAGAAAGTTTCCTGATTAAAAAACATAAGATAAAAGCTTTTACAACTAATGATGTCAAGCGACATGGCGTCGAAAAAATAGCAAGGGATGCTTTGGCTTATCTGAATAACTGTCAGATGATATATGTCTCTTTTGATGTAGACTCAATGGATAGCTCTATCTCTAAAGGAACCGGAACTCCTGTTCGGAATGGTATCACCGAAAAAGAGGCGGGATCGCTTTGTGTCCGTCTTATTCAGAATGAAAAAGTTTGTTGCTTTGAAATTGCAGAGGTGAACCCTACGCTCGATAAGGAAAATCTGATGGCTGAAAATACTTTTGAAATTCTTCAACGTGTGGTGGCTCAGATTGCCTGAGGACGAAGGGCTGCTATGCACAAACCTTTGTCAATAAGAGTGACAATTTTCATGTCTTTCTCTCTTGCAAATCTGTTGGAGCGACTAATTTTGCAGCATGTTATTCGAAATAGAACTGCGTACAGCGGTGCAGGAAGGTATGTCCCGGTTGTTTCATCTGGATGTACTTCCTGATGATATTTCTATTCAGCCCACCCGAAAGGATTTTGATGGTGATCTGACCGTTGTGGTTTTTAATCTGGCTAAAAAAGCAGGGAAGTCTCCTGATGCCATTGGTAAGGAGTTGTCGGATTGGTTAGCAACGAAGAGCTCCCTGGTGTCCTCCTCTAATGTGGTTAAAGGATTTTTAAATGTGGTGTTTCAGCCGGAATCATGGCTACGCATTTATGAAGAAGAGACCGCCGATCCGGCTTTTTTCGAAAAGAAACCGGATCCAAATCTGGCTGCGCATCCCGTTTTAGTAGAATATAGTTCTCCAAACACGAATAAACCCCTTCACCTGGGTCATGTTCGCAATAACCTTCTTGGGTTTAGTATTGCAGAATTACTTAAGGCGAGCGGTACCACAGTAAAGAAAGTAAACCTGATTAATGATCGGGGAATTCATATATGCAAGTCGATGCTTGCCTGGCAAAAATTGGGAAACGGTGAAACTCCTGCATCTTCCGGGATGAAAGGAGATCATCTGGTGGGAAAGTATTATGTGGAATTTGACAGGTTATATAAGGCCGAAATTGCCGAACTGGTATCCGCAGGTATGCCGGAAGATGATGCCAGGAAGAAGGCGGGAAGTATGGTTGAGGCGCAGGAGATGCTTCGCAAATGGGAAGCCGGCGATGAAGCTACGCTCGCACTCTGGAAAATGATGAATGAATGGGTGTACGCAGGATTTAATGCTTCCTACAAGCAATTGGGCGTTGACTTTGATAAATTTTACTACGAGTCAGAAATGTATCTCGTAGGTAAGGAATTGGTGTTGGAAGGGCTGAAGAAGGGTGTTTTCTTTCAAAAACCGGATGGATCTGTATGGGTCGACCTCACCGATGAAGGCCTGGATCAGAAATTACTGCTCCGAAGTGATGGCACCAGTGTATACATCACTCAGGATATCGGAACCTCTAAAAAACGATTTGATGAAACTGGCTTTAGCCGGTTAATTTATGTGGTGGGTAATGAGCAGGATTATCATTTCAAAGTACTCAAACTCGTCATTAAGAAGCTGGGGTATGAATGGTGGGACCGTTTGTATCATTTATCCTACAATATGGTTGATCTTCCTCAGGGTAAGATGAAATCGAGAGAGGGAACGGTAGTGGATGCCGATGATCTGATGAAGGAGATGATTGACGAAGCCGGTAACATCACAAGAGAACTGGGAAAAATAAGTGATTTTGAATCGGAAGAAGCAACCGCTTTGTACAATATGATTGGAATGGGTGCGCTGAAATATTTTATCCTCAAAGTGGACCCTGAAAAACGAATGTTGTTTAATCCCGCTGAATCCATCGATTTCAATGGCAACACCGGACCTTTTATACAGTATACCTATGCCCGAATAAAATCTGTATTACGGAAAGGTGAAAATTACCATGAATTGAAAGATTTTCTTTCCTCTTCTCCCGGAAATTACTCCGGTATGAATGAAAAGGAAAAAGTATTGATAAAATGGATGCTAAAATATCCATTTGTGTTGGGTGAAGCTGCTGAAAGACTAAGCCCTGCAGTGATTGCGAATTATGTGTACGAATTGGCTAAAATTTACAACCAGTTCTATCACGAGTATCCCATCGTCGATCCGGTAGAGATCGAAACATCTAAATTCAGAATGCATTTATCTATGAAATGTGCAGGACTGATTCAAAGGAATTTGAAATTACTCGGAATTGAAGTTCCGGAAAGAATGTAAATGTTAAAGTATGCGTATTAAAGTGAGTCGGTTTATATTGGTGGTGATGGGTGTTATAGCAGTAAATATGGCATTGATCATCAGTGTTTCGGGAGTAGATACAGCCCGGAAGAAGGATCAGGAGTTTAGTAGTATAACATTGAAAGAGGGTGATCTCGTTTTCAGAAACGGGTACGGTATGATCAGCAGCTGGTTTCAGCGTTGCTCGCTCCGGGATCCTTCCTTTAGCCATGCCGGAATTGTTGTCTTTAAGGAAGATCAACCTTTTGTGGTGCATCTGCAACAAAGTAATTATGGGAGTCCGCTAAAATGCGAACGTATTTCAGAATTCTGGAGCAAGGAAATTTGTAGCAAGGGCGCCGTCTATCGGCCGGATGTGTCCGCACTCGAAATTGACAATATCGTGGAGGATGTAAAAAATGATTTAAAAAATATTCCGGAATTCGATTATGAATTTAATATGGAGGATAATAGTAAGTTTTATTGTTCAGAGTGGATAAGGGATAAATTTATTAATGCCACCGGTGATGTGAATTATTTCCCGGTGACAAGCCTTGAAAATTTCAGTTACATTGCTCCGGATAATCTTTACTTAAATCAGCATTCAACATTCATCTATAGATTTAATTATCCATGATTCGCAAACTAATATTACCATTTACCATAATTCTCCTGACTATTACTTCCTGCAAAAAGGATGAAGATCCTGTTATTGTTGCGGAAATGTTTTTAAATGCGATGCAGGAAAGGGACTATGAGACAGCGAAGAAATATGGTACCGTTGAAACAATAAAGCTGCTTGAACAATTTGAAAAAATTGAAGAGTTGAATGATATTGAATCCGAAGAAGCGCCCGGAAAGATCAGCATTCTTTCTGAAGACATCCGTGGAGTGAATGCTATCGTTTATTTTACAGAAGCCGGTAATAATGCGGAGCAAAAAATCTCCTTAAAAAAGGTAGAAACACCCGACGGTAAGATGTGGAAAGTAGCCCTCAAAAAAGAAGAAATCAAAATGATCCAAAACCCCGGCAGCTAAAACTTTATCTACTTCAACAATACCTAATTAGAACGCTGAGGCTAAAGCCTACACTGATTTAACTGATTTACGCAATTCCATTCCCTCAGCCTTAAATAGATTTGATCCTTTAGTATTTCGTAATTTATTGTATTCGCATTTTATTTCGTATTCGTGAATTCGAAATTTTTAGTATTCGTATTTTATTTCGTATTTCGTACCGGATTATCAGAGAATGAAGGATTATGGATTTCCACTTTCTTTTATTGAATATTCGTATTAATTTCGTAACCCCTCTTTATAGTTTTATCCCATCAAGAATCCCAATGCTCATTAACTTCTCCTTACTACCACCATCTTCCCGCATCTGGATCTTTCAGTCCTCACGTATTCTTCTTCCTGCTGAAGTGACTACCCTACAGGCACAGACCGATCTTTTCCTGCAGCAATGGACCGCTCATAAAGCCGACTTAAATGCTTCATCCCTGGTTGTAGATGACCTGTTTCTGATTGTGGCAGTGGATGAATCGGAAGTGAATGCCAGTGGCTGTTCCATTGATAAATTGTATCAATTTGTGAAGAATGTGCAGCAACAATTAAATATTGATTTACTCGATAGATTAAAAGTCGCTTTTGTCAATTCGGAGAATACTATTTCCACAACTTCTTTAAAGGAAATGGAGAGTATGATACAATCGGGTAGGGTGGATGGTGAACTTCCCGTGTATGACTTAACAGTGACCACAGTGGGAGAATTTTCGGATAAGTTCAAGGCTCCGCTTAAATCAACCTGGTTAAACAGATTTCAACCTGTCTGATGCTGTCGCTCATCTCACGTTTACCGGGCCCTTCGTGGATAAAAAGTCTGATCAGATTTCTTATCCTTCTATTGCTTTTCTATGCCGTGCTTAAAGGAGTTCAAGCTTATCTGACCTGGCATTTCGAGCATCCCATTGAGGCAAAGTGAGGGTTGCCTGTAAACTAAAAAATAGAGAGCTAAGCAAAATTTCAGGAAGTAACCCGCTCACTACTATTCCGCACTGCTTTTCTTTCTGATTCTCATATTCAAAAGTTCAACGAGAAGAGAGAAGGCCATCGCAAAGTAAATGTAGCCTTTAGGCACCTCGTAGTGGAAGGCTTCTATTGTAAGCATGAATCCAATCATCAGGAGGAAGGAGAGCGCCAGCATTTTAATGGTAGGGTGCTTATTGACAAAGTCTGAAACCGATTTCGCAGAAATTAACATGACAATCATAGAAATGATAACGGCCAGTATCATAATGCTTACATGATCTACCAGACCCACAGCTGTTAAAATGGAATCAAATGAAAACACGATATCCAATCCGATAATCTGAGCAATCGCCATGTTAAGAGTAAGCTTTTTCATGCCGGGCGTAGATAAATGTTCTTCCTTGCTGATTTTACCGTGTATCTCAGAGGTGCTCTTGGCCATCAAAAAGAGTCCGCCAAAAAGTAAAACCATATCCCTGCCACTAAATCCATGGTCCATAATTGTGATGAATGGCTCTTTCAAGCTGACAATCCAACTGATACTGAACAATAAGGCAATCCGTATGATCAAGGCGAGGCTTAGTCCAATTCTGCGTGCCTTAGCTTGTTGTTGATAAGGAAGCTTCCCTGCAAGGATAGAGATGAAAATAATGTTATCAATACCCAACACGATCTCCATAATCACAAGAGTTAGTAATGAAATAAGACCGTCAACTGTTAAAATAACTGATAGCTCTTCCTGCATAATGGGGAATGGATTTAGTTTGCAAAGATAGTCGGTGGAAATCGAATACCTTGTTTTAAGTTAATGATGATGTTTAAAATAGTTTAAAACCCCTTGTGGGATAAAATAATTTCATTTTCTAACAGGGCAATTAAAAGAATACCTGTTTAAATTAAGTCGGGGTGGCCAGATTTGAACTGACGACCTCCAGCACCCCATGCTGGCGCGATACCGGGCTACGCTACACCCCGAGTGGATATCTATTACTATTATTTTCTTTCCCGGAAACAAATAGAACAGGTTGGTTGTTCGTCTGATAGGTTTATGAGAAAGAAAATTTGAGACTGCAAAAGTATATGTATAATCGACCTTTCACAAATTTAATCTCAGTCTCTGCTGATTCATTTACTATTTCTTCTGTTTCAGGTTATTATATTGTCACCAGAGAGTGCTCCTTTGCTTTCAAAGAGGTTTTTCTCCTTAGTTTTGCAGCCTTATGAAAAAGTATTTCCTGCTCCTCCTACTTCCTTGCCTGGTTTTTTCTTCTTCTTTCTCTCAGGAAAATGTTGATAATAAAGCAACTATAAGTGGTTACGTGAAGGACTCCCTTACCGGGGAAGCACTTACCGGTGCAGCCATTTATGTGAAGGAACTGGAAAAAGGGGCTAATGCAAATGCCTATGGTTTTTTCTCTTTGACAGTAAATCAAGCAAAATATTTACTGCTTATCAATTTTGTAGGCTATCAGGAAAAACAGATAGAAATTGATCTGAAAAAGAATGTCTCCCTCACGATTGAACTGGCTCCTAAAGTGTATGAAAAACAAGAGGTGGTGATCACAGGTGAACGCATTGACCGTAATATCAAGAGTACGGATATGGGGCGGGTGGAGCTGGAGATTGAAAAGATAAAAAGTTTGCCGGCATTACTGGGAGAGGTGGATATTTTAAAAGCGATTCAGTTGTTACCCGGTGTGCAGGATGCAGGGGAGGGGAACTCGGGATTTTATGTGCGTGGCGGTGGACCTGATCAAAATCTGGTATTATTGGATGAAGGTGTGGTATATAATGCATCCCATCTCTTCGGATTTTTCTCGGTTTTTAATCCGGATGCGGTGAAAAATATTACACTTACAAAAGGTGGAATGCCTGCCCAGTATGGCGGTCGACTGGCATCGGTGCTGGATATCTCGATGAAGGATGGTAATATGAAGGAGTACCATGCAGAAGGTGGTATTGGATATATAGCCTCACGTTTCACGTTTGAAGGGCCTATTGTGAAGGATAAAGGTTCCTTTATTGTGAGTGGACGTCGTACGTTTATTGATCTCTTTTTACGGGAACCTTTTATCGGTCCTGAGTCGAACATCGCCGGTAACTCTTATTACTTTTTTTGATCTCAATGCCAAGTTGAACTATCAGTTATCATCTAAAGATCGACTGTTTATGAGTGGTTATTTCGGCAGAGATGTTTTCAACTTCAAGAGCAGAGAAACCGGATTTGCCGTGCGTATCCCCTGGGGAAATGCCACGACTTCCCTCCGCTGGAATCACCTTTTCAATGATAAAATGTTTATGAATACCTCGCTCATTTTTAGCGATTATAAATTCGAGTTCGGTGCGAAGCAACAGCAGTTTGATTTCAGGATTTTCTCGGGAATACGTGATTATAATGTGAAAATGGATCTCAACTGGTTTCCGAATATTCTCCATAACGTGAAGTTCGGCGGGAATTATATTTATCATCGCTTTACACCTACCAATGCCTATGCCCGCTCGGGTGATGTGGTTTTTGATCTGGGAGATATCACCCGTTTCTATGCGCACGACGCCGCTTTATATGTGAATGACGAATGGGATATCACGGAGAAACTCAGAGTGAATGGGGGACTGCGGATGACTTACTTTGCACACATCGGTCCCTTCTCCCGCTACGTGGAAGATCCTTCTTTTGAAGGCCGTTTTATTGATACCATCGACTATGCTGCAGGAAAAAAAGTGAAGGATTACTATAACCTCGAACCGCGAGTAAGTGTACGTTATGAATTGAATAAGTTTTCCTCCATCAAAGCTTCCTATACTCAGAATTATCAGTACATCCATATCGCTTCTTTTGGTTCTGTAAGTCTGCCGACAGATGTTTGGGTGCCGAGTACTGACAGAGTGAAACCTCAGTATGGAGTTCAGTATGCATTGGGATATTTCAGGAATTTTAAGGATAATTTGTTTGAGACTTCCGTAGAGGTGTATTACAAGGAAATGAAGAATCAGATCGATTACCGCGAAGGCGCGACGCCCGATCAGGATGTCAGAAATAATCCTGATAATAATTTTGTTTTCGGAGAGGGATGGAGTTATGGTGCCGAGTTTTTTGTGAAGAAGTCGAAGGGGAATTTTAGTGGATGGGTGGGCTATACCTTAGCCTGGACAGAGCGTAATTTTCCGGACCTGAATTTCGGAAGAGATTTTCCTGCTAAATACGATCGCCGTCATGATGTGTCCGTTGTTTTGACCTATGAACGTTCCAAAAAATGGTTGTTCGGAATGACCTGGGTCTATGCTACCGGTGATGCCCTGACGCTACCTACGGAAAGGTATTTCATGTCGGCCGGACCTCCGGTTTCCGTGAATGGAAGTGGTGGGCTCGACGTGAATAATAATTTCTACATCCTAAGCGGCTATGATAACCGCAATGACTTCCGTCAGAAAGCCTATCACCGCCTCGATTTCTCCGCAACATTACGCAGCCAGAAAGTGAAGAAATTCAAGAGTGAGTGGGTATTTGCCGTTTACAATATGTATGGTCGACAAAATCCTTATTTCATTTATTTCGATGTGCAGGGAAACAGCCAGGACGGCAATCAGAGAGTGCAAGCCAAGCAGGTCTCCTTATTCAGTATTATCCCTTCCGTTACTTATAATTTTAAATTCTGATCTATGAAAAAAATATTCTTCTTCATCGGAACCTGCCTGCTGATCAGCAGTTGTGAGAAAGATATCTCTCTGGATCTCCCCGAAACAGAGTCCAAAGTAGTAGTGGATGGCTATGTGGAAATTGGATTGCCTCCCTACGTGATTCTCAGCAAGAGTGAAGCTTATTTTAATCCTATCGGGCAGAACAGCATTAATAATTTACCCATTCGTGGAGCTATTGTTACCATCAGCAACGGAACGGATACTATTCAGTTGACAGAAATAGACACCTCATTGAATGGAGTTTCCGTCGGTGGATTTTATGTCGCTCTGGATAGCCTCACGTTTCTGCCCACTATGATTGGAATTCCGGGTACCCACTATACCTTGAACATTATTACTGCAGATGGCAGACAAGTCAGTTCATCGGCAGTTTTACATGAGCCGGTGGCATTGGACAGTGTTTGGTTTAAGGTGCAGGACAACCTCGATAGTCTGGGCTTTGCATGGGCAAAACTTTCTGATCCGGATACTTTGGGAAACTATTACCGATGGTTTGCCAAGCGACTGAATAAAGATGATTTGTATTATACGCCCTTCGGCTCTGTATTTGAAGATAAATTCATCAACGGACAAAGTTTTGATTTTGCCTATAACAGAGGTACAGTTCAAAACTCGGATGCAGAGGAAGATAAAAATGAAGAGGCCGGATTTTATAAAAAGGGAGACACCATCGTAGTAAAATTCTGTTCCATCGACCGTGGAACCTATGAGTTCTGGAGAGACGCAGAAAATCAATTGGCCAATAATGGTAGTCCTTTTGCCGTTCCTTCCAACGTGAAATCGAATATCAATGGCGGAAGAGGGTTGTTTGCTACCTATTCAGTAGCTTACGACACGATCATTGCCCGGTAATTATCTCCGGTTTAAATTTTTACTTTTAGCAGCTCATATGAGGTAGTTAAATGCCATGAAAAGAATTCAGAATTTGATTGATCAGGGCGAAGGTGCCATGCTGGATTTCAAAAAGGAAATCAGTAATGTGCATCGTATTGCTAAATCTATCGTTTCCTTTGCTAATCTTCATGGTGGGACTTTGCTGGTAGGAGTAAATGATGACGGAACCATTAGTGGCATAAAAACCGAAGAGGAAAAATTCATGCTGGAGAAAGCGGCTGAATTCTTCTGCACACCGCCCATCGAGCTCATCATCCACGAATGGAACCTGCGCGGGAAAATGATTCTGGAAGTCATTGTTCCGGAAGGAAGGGATAAGCCCTATTATGCTACGGATGAAGAGGGAAAAAAATGGGTGTATGTAAGGGAAAAGGATCAATCGCTCCTGGCAAGTAAAGTGTTGGTAGAAGTTCTGAAAAGAAAGCATTCCTCGCGGCCTTCCATCATAAAATACACGAGTAAAGAGAAGGCACTCATGGACTATCTCCAGGCCCATCCACGCATTACCTTGAAGGAGTTTTCAAATATGGTCAACATCAGCCGATGGCGGGCTCAAAAGATATTGGTCAACCTGGCTTCCGTAGGTGTGATTCGAGTGCATGATATCGAAAAGCCGGAGTTTTATACGCTGGGGATGTAGTTTTGACTCATTGGTTTGTACTTTCAAATGATTTTTTTGCATTTTTCAAATAGCTTATGCCTTTGCTTTTTTGCAAATAAGTAGCTTTCTAACCTAATTTAAAACTAAACCTTATGAAAAACATTTGTAGTAATTATTTGAAAATTATTCTTTCCATTCTATTGGTATTTGGTTGTATTGTCAATTCTTTTAGTCAAAGAGTCAGGGTCCTGATTATAAATGGGGAGCTTCAAAAAATCCGAGTGTATTGAATGGCCCAAATCAAGGAAATGATATCGGTAACCTTTCAAGTGGTTCAGTTGTATCTGTGGGGAAATTTTATAGAAATGGCATTTGGAATCACGACGTAACGATTATTAAGTATTCTACGGATGGTTCATTATTAAATGAATACTATCTCGATTTCTACAACGATTCATTACGTGATGAAGGCGTTAAAATAAAAGTATTGAATGATTTTATTTATGTATTAGTTGCTGCTCAATACTATACTACACCTGGAGTTACTGAAGGTAATATTGGCGTTATTAAATTAGACTCTAATCTCAATTTGGTAAATCAATTTTCATTTAATTCTGATCCCGGTATCGAAGAGATGCCGATTGATATGGGATTGGATCAATCGGGTAATGTATATGTTATTGGATGGGCTGAAAGACCGGCAACCGGTAGAGATTTCGTTTTTATCAAGCTGGACCAAAATCTGAATTTTATTTTTTCCAAATACAATTCTTCGCCCGGAAATTACTCTGACGAACCTTCCGAAATAGCCGTTGAAGCAAATGGAGTATGTAACATAGTTGGTACAAAGAATAGTTTGGCAAAAGGTTCACAAATATCCGTTTTAAAATACTGGGGGAATGGTGTCCTTCTATGGCAAAAAACTTATGATATTAAAACAAATCAAGCATTAGATGATTTGGGACATTATGTAACTTTTGATCCTAGTAATGGCGATGTATTCGTAGCCGGGGTAGGTCAAACATCTTTGGGAGGATACAACGAATGGATAGTATTACGCTATGATGCAATTGATGGATCAAGGAAATGGATAAAACGTATGACTGCTTCGAATAAAAGTTTTTATCCACGTGGTTTGGAATATTATAATTTAGGTGCACTATACATTTGTGGAGCTATTGGAAGTATTGCCTCTAATAATGTTGACTTACAAGTCAGAAAACTTGATCCATCCAACGGAAATGTACTTTGGAATAGAACATTTGATGGTATTGCAACTGGAATTGAAGATAATGATAGATTGTCTTCAATGTTAGTTAGTCCCTCCGAAGAAATATTTCTAATGGGTAGTACTGATGATGGTTATTTCAATGGATCGAATGTTTTTCATCTGGTTTTGAAATATAATTCTTCCGGTAACTTAATTTGGTCTAGTAAATTACATGCGGGATTTCCTATTCATGCAGGTTGGACAGCCGAACACGCAACTTATCATGCAGGTAGCCAATCCTTGTATGTATCAGGAACTCGATATGCTTCTCCTTCAATAATTTGGACTACTACGAAGTATTCTACTGCATTGCCGGTCGTTGATGAAACTTATTCAAATAGATCTTTGCAAGCAAGTACCAATTATAGTAAGAAAGGAGAGTTAAATATTTATCCTAATCCTGCGGATCAATTCTTCTATTTAAGACTGGATGAAGAAAGGGAAGGGCAACTTGTAATAACTGATTTGTCCGGTAAGATTGTTTATCAAAGGAGTAATGTAGTAATGCCCTTTGAGGTCATTTCCGGTGATTGGAGTTCCGGAGTGTACTTCGTCACATTTAATTGT from Bacteroidota bacterium harbors:
- a CDS encoding T9SS type A sorting domain-containing protein, whose amino-acid sequence is MNGPNQGNDIGNLSSGSVVSVGKFYRNGIWNHDVTIIKYSTDGSLLNEYYLDFYNDSLRDEGVKIKVLNDFIYVLVAAQYYTTPGVTEGNIGVIKLDSNLNLVNQFSFNSDPGIEEMPIDMGLDQSGNVYVIGWAERPATGRDFVFIKLDQNLNFIFSKYNSSPGNYSDEPSEIAVEANGVCNIVGTKNSLAKGSQISVLKYWGNGVLLWQKTYDIKTNQALDDLGHYVTFDPSNGDVFVAGVGQTSLGGYNEWIVLRYDAIDGSRKWIKRMTASNKSFYPRGLEYYNLGALYICGAIGSIASNNVDLQVRKLDPSNGNVLWNRTFDGIATGIEDNDRLSSMLVSPSEEIFLMGSTDDGYFNGSNVFHLVLKYNSSGNLIWSSKLHAGFPIHAGWTAEHATYHAGSQSLYVSGTRYASPSIIWTTTKYSTALPVVDETYSNRSLQASTNYSKKGELNIYPNPADQFFYLRLDEEREGQLVITDLSGKIVYQRSNVVMPFEVISGDWSSGVYFVTFNCGDRIYKEKVIKN